A portion of the Girardinichthys multiradiatus isolate DD_20200921_A chromosome 23, DD_fGirMul_XY1, whole genome shotgun sequence genome contains these proteins:
- the ganabb gene encoding neutral alpha-glucosidase AB isoform X1 has product MATFTERMGPVLLLWLAVCLSGTWAVDKGNFKTCDQSAFCKRQRAVKPGESPYRALLETMELTNTRLTLQLINDNNKVRLLLELYRLQGNITRVKINELKPLKPRYEVPDVLIREPPTEPLSLLSQDENGVVLSLGAESQRVIISARPFRLDIVEGREVLMSLNSRGLLGFEHLRMRKDTFSYKVTSTVASVWDNIKRVFSSQADPEAENKEGTDPANQAETTTEEEEKVEDGMWEETFKSHTDTKPNGPSAISLDFSLPGVEHVYGIPEHADTLKLKTTDSGDPYRLYNLDVFQYELYNPMALYGAVPVMLAHNVQRTTGIFWLNAAETWVDISSNTAGKTVFGKMLDYVQGSSETPQTDVRWISESGIIDVFLMLGPTPRDVFSQYASLTGTQAFPPLASLGYHQCRWNYNDQEDVRSVDAGFDEHDIPYDFIWLDIEHTDGKRYFTWDPHKFDSPKEMLQGLLDKKRKMVAIVDPHIKVDTNYKIHNEIRSLGFYVKNKDGADYEGWCWPGNAGYPDFTRPDMRAWWASQFAYDQYEGATENLYTWNDMNEPSVFNGPEVTMHKDAMHGSWEHREVHNLYGLYVHMATAQGLLERSGGTERPFVLTRAVFAGSQRYGAVWTGDNAAEWDHLKISIPMCLSLGLVGISFCGADVGGFFKSPSTELLVRWYQTGAYQPFFRAHAHMDTPRREPWLFGPENTALIREVVRQRYTFLPYWYQLFYHAYHTGEPVMRPLWVEYPQDPATFALDDEFLLGRDLLVHPVTEEGARGVTAYLPGKDEAWFDIHTFQKHNGGQNLYIPVTMSSIPVFQRGGSIIPRKLRVRRSSTCMEHDPYTLYVALNNQRTAEGELYIDDGLTFTYEKKEFIHRRFSFIKNVLSSVNLEPDAQFTTKSWVERIVILGASKPSMITLKSADGKENQLEFDFDASMSVLTIRKPGMNAGADWTVTLQ; this is encoded by the exons ATGGCCACCTTCACTGAGAG GATGGGGCCTGTCTTGTTGCTCTGGCTGGCCGTGTGCCTCAGCGGGACCTGGGCTGTGGACAAAGGCAACTTCAAGACCTGCGATCAAAGCGCTTTCTGCAA GCGGCAGCGAGCAGTGAAGCCTGGTGAGTCCCCTTATCGGGCCCTGCTGGAAACCATGGAGTTGACCAACACCAGACTCACCCTGCAGCTCATCAATGACAATAACAAG GTGCGTCTCCTGCTCGAGCTCTACCGTCTCCAGGGAAACATAACGAGGGTGAAGATTAACGAGCTGAAGCCTCTGAAGCCTCGCTATGAAGTCCCAGACGTGCTCATCAGAGAGCCGCCTACCGAGCC TCTCAGTCTGCTGTCCCAGGATGAGAACGGGGTGGTTCTGTCCCTTGGAGCAGAGTCCCAGCGGGTCATCATCAGCGCCCGGCCCTTCAGGCTCGACATCGTGGAGGGACGCGAAGTGCTGATGTCCCTGAACTCACGTGGTCTGCTTGGTTTTGAGCACCTGAGGATGCGCAAGGACAC TTTCTCCTATAAAGTAACTAGCACAGTGGCTAGCGTGTGGGATAATATCAAGAGGGTATTCTCTAG TCAGGCTGACCCGGAGGCTGAGAACAAAGAGGGGACAGATCCAGCAAACCAGGCTGAG ACTACAACAGAAGAGGAAGAGAAAGTAGAAGACGGGATGTGGGAAGAGACCTTTAAATCGCACACAGACACCAAGCCAAATG GTCCATCTGCTATCAGTTTAGACTTTTCATTGCCGGGCGTGGAGCACGTCTACGGCATCCCAGAACACGCCGACACCCTCAAACTTAAAACAACAGA CAGTGGGGATCCATATCGGCTCTATAATCTGGATGTTTTCCAGTATGAACTGTATAACCCTATGGCCCTGTATGGAGCAGTCCCAGTTATGTTGGCACACAACGTTCAGCGTACTACAGGCATCTTCTGGCTCAATGCTGCAGAAACCTGGGTGGACATAAGTTCAAACACAGCAGGAAAG ACTGTGTTTGGGAAAATGCTGGATTACGTTCAGGGCTCCAGTGAGACCCCACAGACGGATGTTCGTTGGATCTCAGAGAGTGGAATCATAGATGTCTTCCTCATGCTGGGACCAACTCCCAGAGACGTCTTTTCTCAGTACGCCTCTCTAACAG GCACCCAGGCCTTCCCTCCTTTGGCCTCACTGGGCTACCACCAGTGCCGCTGGAACTACAATGACCAGGAAGACGTGCGTTCGGTGGACGCTGGCTTCGACGAGCACGACATTCCCTACGACTTCATCTGGCTCGATATTGAGCACACAGATGGGAAGCGCTACTTCACCTGGGATCCTCACAAGTTTGACTCACCAAAGGAAATGCTGCAGGGTCTCTTGGACAAAAAACGTAAG ATGGTTGCAATCGTGGACCCTCACATCAAAGTAGACACCAACTATAAGATCCACAATGAGATCCGCTCTCTGGGTTTctatgtgaaaaataaagatgGTGCAGACTACGAAGGCTGGTGCTGGCCTG GTAATGCTGGTTATCCAGACTTCACCCGTCCTGATATGAGGGCCTGGTGGGCCAGCCAATTTGCTTATGATCAGTATGAG GGCGCCACGGAGAACTTGTATACGTGGAACGACATGAACGAGCCTTCTGTGTTCAACGGGCCTGAAGTCACCATGCACAAAGACGCCATGCACGGATCCTGGGAGCACCGCGAGGTGCACAATTTATACGGCCTTTATGTG CACATGGCCACAGCACAGGGTTTGTTGGAGAGGTCTGGGGGAACTGAGAGACCATTTGTCCTCACCAGAGCTGTCTTTGCTGGTTCACAGCGCTACG GTGCTGTGTGGACTGGAGATAATGCTGCTGAGTGGGATCATCTGAAGATCTCTATCCCCATGTGTCTGAGTCTGGGTCTGGTGGGAATCTCTTTTTGTGGTG CTGACGTTGGTGGTTTCTTTAAGTCTCCGAGTACCGAGCTGCTGGTGCGATGGTACCAGACGGGGGCCTACCAGCCTTTCTTTAGGGCCCACGCCCACATGGACACGCCTCGCCGTGAGCCTTGGCTGTTTGGACCAGAAAACACAGCTCTGATCCGTGAAGTCGTGCGCCAGCGCTACACGTTCTTGCCTTACTGGTACCAGCTGTTCTACCATGCATATCACACCGGAGAGCCCGTCATGAG ACCGCTTTGGGTGGAGTATCCCCAGGATCCTGCTACTTTTGCTTTGGATGATGAGTTCTTGCTTG GTCGAGACCTCTTGGTGCATCCTGTAACTGAAGAGGGAGCCAGAGGAGTCACCGCTTACCTGCCTGGGAAAGACGAG GCCTGGTTTGACATCCACACCTTCCAGAAGCACAATGGGGGACAAAACCTGTATATCCCTGTCACCATGAGCTCT aTTCCGGTGTTCCAGCGCGGCGGCTCCATCATTCCCAGGAAGCTCAGAGTTCGCCGGTCCTCCACCTGCATGGAGCATGACCCGTACACTCTGTATGTGGCCCTCAATAATCAG AGAACCGCAGAAGGAGAGCTGTACATAGATGACGGCCTCACGTTTACCTATGAAAAGAAGGAGTTTATCCACAGGAGGTTTTCCTTCATCAAAAACGTTCTCTCCTCTGT TAACCTTGAACCTGACGCCCAGTTTACAACCAAGTCCTGGGTGGAACGCATCGTCATACTGGGAGCCAGTAAACCCAGCATGATCACTCTTAAATCTGCTG ATGGTAAGGAGAACCAGCTGGAGTTTGATTTCGACGCCTCCATGTCTGTGTTGACGATCCGCAAGCCCGGCATGAACGCGGGGGCTGACTGGACCGTGACCCTTCAGTAA
- the ganabb gene encoding neutral alpha-glucosidase AB isoform X2, translated as MATFTERMGPVLLLWLAVCLSGTWAVDKGNFKTCDQSAFCKRQRAVKPGESPYRALLETMELTNTRLTLQLINDNNKVRLLLELYRLQGNITRVKINELKPLKPRYEVPDVLIREPPTEPLSLLSQDENGVVLSLGAESQRVIISARPFRLDIVEGREVLMSLNSRGLLGFEHLRMRKDTFSYKVTSTVASVWDNIKRVFSSQADPEAENKEGTDPANQAETTTEEEEKVEDGMWEETFKSHTDTKPNGPSAISLDFSLPGVEHVYGIPEHADTLKLKTTDGDPYRLYNLDVFQYELYNPMALYGAVPVMLAHNVQRTTGIFWLNAAETWVDISSNTAGKTVFGKMLDYVQGSSETPQTDVRWISESGIIDVFLMLGPTPRDVFSQYASLTGTQAFPPLASLGYHQCRWNYNDQEDVRSVDAGFDEHDIPYDFIWLDIEHTDGKRYFTWDPHKFDSPKEMLQGLLDKKRKMVAIVDPHIKVDTNYKIHNEIRSLGFYVKNKDGADYEGWCWPGNAGYPDFTRPDMRAWWASQFAYDQYEGATENLYTWNDMNEPSVFNGPEVTMHKDAMHGSWEHREVHNLYGLYVHMATAQGLLERSGGTERPFVLTRAVFAGSQRYGAVWTGDNAAEWDHLKISIPMCLSLGLVGISFCGADVGGFFKSPSTELLVRWYQTGAYQPFFRAHAHMDTPRREPWLFGPENTALIREVVRQRYTFLPYWYQLFYHAYHTGEPVMRPLWVEYPQDPATFALDDEFLLGRDLLVHPVTEEGARGVTAYLPGKDEAWFDIHTFQKHNGGQNLYIPVTMSSIPVFQRGGSIIPRKLRVRRSSTCMEHDPYTLYVALNNQRTAEGELYIDDGLTFTYEKKEFIHRRFSFIKNVLSSVNLEPDAQFTTKSWVERIVILGASKPSMITLKSADGKENQLEFDFDASMSVLTIRKPGMNAGADWTVTLQ; from the exons ATGGCCACCTTCACTGAGAG GATGGGGCCTGTCTTGTTGCTCTGGCTGGCCGTGTGCCTCAGCGGGACCTGGGCTGTGGACAAAGGCAACTTCAAGACCTGCGATCAAAGCGCTTTCTGCAA GCGGCAGCGAGCAGTGAAGCCTGGTGAGTCCCCTTATCGGGCCCTGCTGGAAACCATGGAGTTGACCAACACCAGACTCACCCTGCAGCTCATCAATGACAATAACAAG GTGCGTCTCCTGCTCGAGCTCTACCGTCTCCAGGGAAACATAACGAGGGTGAAGATTAACGAGCTGAAGCCTCTGAAGCCTCGCTATGAAGTCCCAGACGTGCTCATCAGAGAGCCGCCTACCGAGCC TCTCAGTCTGCTGTCCCAGGATGAGAACGGGGTGGTTCTGTCCCTTGGAGCAGAGTCCCAGCGGGTCATCATCAGCGCCCGGCCCTTCAGGCTCGACATCGTGGAGGGACGCGAAGTGCTGATGTCCCTGAACTCACGTGGTCTGCTTGGTTTTGAGCACCTGAGGATGCGCAAGGACAC TTTCTCCTATAAAGTAACTAGCACAGTGGCTAGCGTGTGGGATAATATCAAGAGGGTATTCTCTAG TCAGGCTGACCCGGAGGCTGAGAACAAAGAGGGGACAGATCCAGCAAACCAGGCTGAG ACTACAACAGAAGAGGAAGAGAAAGTAGAAGACGGGATGTGGGAAGAGACCTTTAAATCGCACACAGACACCAAGCCAAATG GTCCATCTGCTATCAGTTTAGACTTTTCATTGCCGGGCGTGGAGCACGTCTACGGCATCCCAGAACACGCCGACACCCTCAAACTTAAAACAACAGA TGGGGATCCATATCGGCTCTATAATCTGGATGTTTTCCAGTATGAACTGTATAACCCTATGGCCCTGTATGGAGCAGTCCCAGTTATGTTGGCACACAACGTTCAGCGTACTACAGGCATCTTCTGGCTCAATGCTGCAGAAACCTGGGTGGACATAAGTTCAAACACAGCAGGAAAG ACTGTGTTTGGGAAAATGCTGGATTACGTTCAGGGCTCCAGTGAGACCCCACAGACGGATGTTCGTTGGATCTCAGAGAGTGGAATCATAGATGTCTTCCTCATGCTGGGACCAACTCCCAGAGACGTCTTTTCTCAGTACGCCTCTCTAACAG GCACCCAGGCCTTCCCTCCTTTGGCCTCACTGGGCTACCACCAGTGCCGCTGGAACTACAATGACCAGGAAGACGTGCGTTCGGTGGACGCTGGCTTCGACGAGCACGACATTCCCTACGACTTCATCTGGCTCGATATTGAGCACACAGATGGGAAGCGCTACTTCACCTGGGATCCTCACAAGTTTGACTCACCAAAGGAAATGCTGCAGGGTCTCTTGGACAAAAAACGTAAG ATGGTTGCAATCGTGGACCCTCACATCAAAGTAGACACCAACTATAAGATCCACAATGAGATCCGCTCTCTGGGTTTctatgtgaaaaataaagatgGTGCAGACTACGAAGGCTGGTGCTGGCCTG GTAATGCTGGTTATCCAGACTTCACCCGTCCTGATATGAGGGCCTGGTGGGCCAGCCAATTTGCTTATGATCAGTATGAG GGCGCCACGGAGAACTTGTATACGTGGAACGACATGAACGAGCCTTCTGTGTTCAACGGGCCTGAAGTCACCATGCACAAAGACGCCATGCACGGATCCTGGGAGCACCGCGAGGTGCACAATTTATACGGCCTTTATGTG CACATGGCCACAGCACAGGGTTTGTTGGAGAGGTCTGGGGGAACTGAGAGACCATTTGTCCTCACCAGAGCTGTCTTTGCTGGTTCACAGCGCTACG GTGCTGTGTGGACTGGAGATAATGCTGCTGAGTGGGATCATCTGAAGATCTCTATCCCCATGTGTCTGAGTCTGGGTCTGGTGGGAATCTCTTTTTGTGGTG CTGACGTTGGTGGTTTCTTTAAGTCTCCGAGTACCGAGCTGCTGGTGCGATGGTACCAGACGGGGGCCTACCAGCCTTTCTTTAGGGCCCACGCCCACATGGACACGCCTCGCCGTGAGCCTTGGCTGTTTGGACCAGAAAACACAGCTCTGATCCGTGAAGTCGTGCGCCAGCGCTACACGTTCTTGCCTTACTGGTACCAGCTGTTCTACCATGCATATCACACCGGAGAGCCCGTCATGAG ACCGCTTTGGGTGGAGTATCCCCAGGATCCTGCTACTTTTGCTTTGGATGATGAGTTCTTGCTTG GTCGAGACCTCTTGGTGCATCCTGTAACTGAAGAGGGAGCCAGAGGAGTCACCGCTTACCTGCCTGGGAAAGACGAG GCCTGGTTTGACATCCACACCTTCCAGAAGCACAATGGGGGACAAAACCTGTATATCCCTGTCACCATGAGCTCT aTTCCGGTGTTCCAGCGCGGCGGCTCCATCATTCCCAGGAAGCTCAGAGTTCGCCGGTCCTCCACCTGCATGGAGCATGACCCGTACACTCTGTATGTGGCCCTCAATAATCAG AGAACCGCAGAAGGAGAGCTGTACATAGATGACGGCCTCACGTTTACCTATGAAAAGAAGGAGTTTATCCACAGGAGGTTTTCCTTCATCAAAAACGTTCTCTCCTCTGT TAACCTTGAACCTGACGCCCAGTTTACAACCAAGTCCTGGGTGGAACGCATCGTCATACTGGGAGCCAGTAAACCCAGCATGATCACTCTTAAATCTGCTG ATGGTAAGGAGAACCAGCTGGAGTTTGATTTCGACGCCTCCATGTCTGTGTTGACGATCCGCAAGCCCGGCATGAACGCGGGGGCTGACTGGACCGTGACCCTTCAGTAA
- the ganabb gene encoding neutral alpha-glucosidase AB isoform X4, whose product MATFTERMGPVLLLWLAVCLSGTWAVDKGNFKTCDQSAFCKRQRAVKPGESPYRALLETMELTNTRLTLQLINDNNKVRLLLELYRLQGNITRVKINELKPLKPRYEVPDVLIREPPTEPLSLLSQDENGVVLSLGAESQRVIISARPFRLDIVEGREVLMSLNSRGLLGFEHLRMRKDTQADPEAENKEGTDPANQAETTTEEEEKVEDGMWEETFKSHTDTKPNGPSAISLDFSLPGVEHVYGIPEHADTLKLKTTDSGDPYRLYNLDVFQYELYNPMALYGAVPVMLAHNVQRTTGIFWLNAAETWVDISSNTAGKTVFGKMLDYVQGSSETPQTDVRWISESGIIDVFLMLGPTPRDVFSQYASLTGTQAFPPLASLGYHQCRWNYNDQEDVRSVDAGFDEHDIPYDFIWLDIEHTDGKRYFTWDPHKFDSPKEMLQGLLDKKRKMVAIVDPHIKVDTNYKIHNEIRSLGFYVKNKDGADYEGWCWPGNAGYPDFTRPDMRAWWASQFAYDQYEGATENLYTWNDMNEPSVFNGPEVTMHKDAMHGSWEHREVHNLYGLYVHMATAQGLLERSGGTERPFVLTRAVFAGSQRYGAVWTGDNAAEWDHLKISIPMCLSLGLVGISFCGADVGGFFKSPSTELLVRWYQTGAYQPFFRAHAHMDTPRREPWLFGPENTALIREVVRQRYTFLPYWYQLFYHAYHTGEPVMRPLWVEYPQDPATFALDDEFLLGRDLLVHPVTEEGARGVTAYLPGKDEAWFDIHTFQKHNGGQNLYIPVTMSSIPVFQRGGSIIPRKLRVRRSSTCMEHDPYTLYVALNNQRTAEGELYIDDGLTFTYEKKEFIHRRFSFIKNVLSSVNLEPDAQFTTKSWVERIVILGASKPSMITLKSADGKENQLEFDFDASMSVLTIRKPGMNAGADWTVTLQ is encoded by the exons ATGGCCACCTTCACTGAGAG GATGGGGCCTGTCTTGTTGCTCTGGCTGGCCGTGTGCCTCAGCGGGACCTGGGCTGTGGACAAAGGCAACTTCAAGACCTGCGATCAAAGCGCTTTCTGCAA GCGGCAGCGAGCAGTGAAGCCTGGTGAGTCCCCTTATCGGGCCCTGCTGGAAACCATGGAGTTGACCAACACCAGACTCACCCTGCAGCTCATCAATGACAATAACAAG GTGCGTCTCCTGCTCGAGCTCTACCGTCTCCAGGGAAACATAACGAGGGTGAAGATTAACGAGCTGAAGCCTCTGAAGCCTCGCTATGAAGTCCCAGACGTGCTCATCAGAGAGCCGCCTACCGAGCC TCTCAGTCTGCTGTCCCAGGATGAGAACGGGGTGGTTCTGTCCCTTGGAGCAGAGTCCCAGCGGGTCATCATCAGCGCCCGGCCCTTCAGGCTCGACATCGTGGAGGGACGCGAAGTGCTGATGTCCCTGAACTCACGTGGTCTGCTTGGTTTTGAGCACCTGAGGATGCGCAAGGACAC TCAGGCTGACCCGGAGGCTGAGAACAAAGAGGGGACAGATCCAGCAAACCAGGCTGAG ACTACAACAGAAGAGGAAGAGAAAGTAGAAGACGGGATGTGGGAAGAGACCTTTAAATCGCACACAGACACCAAGCCAAATG GTCCATCTGCTATCAGTTTAGACTTTTCATTGCCGGGCGTGGAGCACGTCTACGGCATCCCAGAACACGCCGACACCCTCAAACTTAAAACAACAGA CAGTGGGGATCCATATCGGCTCTATAATCTGGATGTTTTCCAGTATGAACTGTATAACCCTATGGCCCTGTATGGAGCAGTCCCAGTTATGTTGGCACACAACGTTCAGCGTACTACAGGCATCTTCTGGCTCAATGCTGCAGAAACCTGGGTGGACATAAGTTCAAACACAGCAGGAAAG ACTGTGTTTGGGAAAATGCTGGATTACGTTCAGGGCTCCAGTGAGACCCCACAGACGGATGTTCGTTGGATCTCAGAGAGTGGAATCATAGATGTCTTCCTCATGCTGGGACCAACTCCCAGAGACGTCTTTTCTCAGTACGCCTCTCTAACAG GCACCCAGGCCTTCCCTCCTTTGGCCTCACTGGGCTACCACCAGTGCCGCTGGAACTACAATGACCAGGAAGACGTGCGTTCGGTGGACGCTGGCTTCGACGAGCACGACATTCCCTACGACTTCATCTGGCTCGATATTGAGCACACAGATGGGAAGCGCTACTTCACCTGGGATCCTCACAAGTTTGACTCACCAAAGGAAATGCTGCAGGGTCTCTTGGACAAAAAACGTAAG ATGGTTGCAATCGTGGACCCTCACATCAAAGTAGACACCAACTATAAGATCCACAATGAGATCCGCTCTCTGGGTTTctatgtgaaaaataaagatgGTGCAGACTACGAAGGCTGGTGCTGGCCTG GTAATGCTGGTTATCCAGACTTCACCCGTCCTGATATGAGGGCCTGGTGGGCCAGCCAATTTGCTTATGATCAGTATGAG GGCGCCACGGAGAACTTGTATACGTGGAACGACATGAACGAGCCTTCTGTGTTCAACGGGCCTGAAGTCACCATGCACAAAGACGCCATGCACGGATCCTGGGAGCACCGCGAGGTGCACAATTTATACGGCCTTTATGTG CACATGGCCACAGCACAGGGTTTGTTGGAGAGGTCTGGGGGAACTGAGAGACCATTTGTCCTCACCAGAGCTGTCTTTGCTGGTTCACAGCGCTACG GTGCTGTGTGGACTGGAGATAATGCTGCTGAGTGGGATCATCTGAAGATCTCTATCCCCATGTGTCTGAGTCTGGGTCTGGTGGGAATCTCTTTTTGTGGTG CTGACGTTGGTGGTTTCTTTAAGTCTCCGAGTACCGAGCTGCTGGTGCGATGGTACCAGACGGGGGCCTACCAGCCTTTCTTTAGGGCCCACGCCCACATGGACACGCCTCGCCGTGAGCCTTGGCTGTTTGGACCAGAAAACACAGCTCTGATCCGTGAAGTCGTGCGCCAGCGCTACACGTTCTTGCCTTACTGGTACCAGCTGTTCTACCATGCATATCACACCGGAGAGCCCGTCATGAG ACCGCTTTGGGTGGAGTATCCCCAGGATCCTGCTACTTTTGCTTTGGATGATGAGTTCTTGCTTG GTCGAGACCTCTTGGTGCATCCTGTAACTGAAGAGGGAGCCAGAGGAGTCACCGCTTACCTGCCTGGGAAAGACGAG GCCTGGTTTGACATCCACACCTTCCAGAAGCACAATGGGGGACAAAACCTGTATATCCCTGTCACCATGAGCTCT aTTCCGGTGTTCCAGCGCGGCGGCTCCATCATTCCCAGGAAGCTCAGAGTTCGCCGGTCCTCCACCTGCATGGAGCATGACCCGTACACTCTGTATGTGGCCCTCAATAATCAG AGAACCGCAGAAGGAGAGCTGTACATAGATGACGGCCTCACGTTTACCTATGAAAAGAAGGAGTTTATCCACAGGAGGTTTTCCTTCATCAAAAACGTTCTCTCCTCTGT TAACCTTGAACCTGACGCCCAGTTTACAACCAAGTCCTGGGTGGAACGCATCGTCATACTGGGAGCCAGTAAACCCAGCATGATCACTCTTAAATCTGCTG ATGGTAAGGAGAACCAGCTGGAGTTTGATTTCGACGCCTCCATGTCTGTGTTGACGATCCGCAAGCCCGGCATGAACGCGGGGGCTGACTGGACCGTGACCCTTCAGTAA